In Daphnia magna isolate NIES linkage group LG5, ASM2063170v1.1, whole genome shotgun sequence, a single genomic region encodes these proteins:
- the LOC116923548 gene encoding ionotropic receptor 93a: MGSFIKIAFISLSLGVVLVASNVQVNVLKEERRRLYGLDLRASAFNYPPCLFATRAPLGNHSSVPSYVGVCNDIVTWISKHFRMKLTYVPTNTSGIVKDGLIPALIKQIVNGEVDIIPYAFAPSVTLLQQLDFTITLRVEDYNLLQQWPKEESRLIAYIRPFSYEVWLLFFGSTGIVVIFMAILTHYHHQLGTSWNSTNFMNAFNHHTIYVITVITGQGNSISPKVKFPLRLIAGVWCLTMVVLVNAYSSTLMSYLTVPKLTPIVNTLTELAASRDSQLTIDFESDMSRMFMEASSGPFKIIGNSLRNNPQLLIKSGSLEGMNNVLLRGNVYFANRPTVKYLMSMDMKSHTKCRLTSSDPIPYIRTYSMGLPKGSQHNWIINHDLQYLQESGLLDHWLKQYTPNVDKCMVGKSKPHERMIPFSLLDLSSAFLLLGIGIGLCLFAFLLELIASLHAYQRERINRLVVP; this comes from the exons ATGGGGTCCTTTATAAAGATAGCATTTATTTCACTTTCTCTAGGTGTGGTGTTAGTCGCTTCAAACGTTCAAGTTAACGTGCTAAAGGAAGAGAGACGGCGACTTTATGGCCTAGATTTGAGAGCTTCTGCTTTCAAC TATCCTCCTTGCCTTTTTGCCACAAGAGCGCCTTTAGGGAACCATTCATCAGTTCCATCATATGTTGGAGTCTGCAACGATATTGTTACTTGGATTTCTAAACATTTTCGTATGAA ATTGACCTACGTGCCTACAAATACTTCGGGTATTGTCAAGGATGGGTTGATTCCTGCGCTCATCAAACAAATTGTCAATGGG GAAGTCGATATTATACCATATGCGTTTGCCCCTTCGGTGACGCTCTTACAGCAGTTGGATTTTACCATCACTCTTCGCGTAGAGGATTACAACCTGTTACAACAATGGCCAAAAGAAGAGAGCCGTCTTATTGCGTATATAAGACCCTTTTCCTACGAG GTTTGGTTGCTATTTTTTGGTTCGACTGgtattgttgttatttttatgGCCATACTGACTCATTATCACCATCAATTGGGCACAAGTTGGAACTCCACGAATTTCATGAACGCTTTTAATCACCACACTATTTACGTTATCACAGTGATCACCGGACAAG GTAACAGCATATCTCCAAAGGTAAAATTTCCGTTACGCCTAATAGCAGGAGTGTGGTGTCTGACGATGGTAGTTTTGGTGAATGCCTACTCGAGCACGTTAATGTCCTATTTGACCGTTCCAAAGTTAACTCCTATTGTGAACACGCTTACTGAATTGGCAGCTAGTCGTGATTCACAGCTAACGATTGATTTTGAATCGGACATGTCTCGTATGTTTATG GAAGCCAGTTCTGGGCCATTTAAAATAATTGGTAATTCATTGCGTAACAACCCTCAGCTACTCATCAAAAGTGGAAGTCTAGAAGGAATGAACAATGTTTTACTGCGTGGCAATGTATACTTCGCG AATCGTCCAACTGTTAAATACCTAATGTCGATGGACATGAAAAGTCACACCAAATGCCGCTTGACCTCCTCGGATCCCATTCCGTACATCCGAACTTACTCGATGGGTTTACCTAAGGGTAGTCAACACAACTGGATCATCAATCACGA TTTGCAATATTTGCAGGAAAGTGGTCTACTGGACCACTGGTTAAAACAGTACACACCCAACGTTGATAAATGTATGGTCGGGAAGAGCAAACCTCACGAGCGGATGATTCCCTTCTCCCTATTGGATCTATCAAGTGCCTTTCTACTTTTAGGCATCGGCATCGGATTGTGTTTATTTGCGTTTCTGTTAGAATTAATTGCCTCTTTGCATGCTTACCAACGCGAAAGGATCAACCGCCTAGTGGTCCCTTAG
- the LOC116923530 gene encoding zinc finger and SCAN domain-containing protein 2 isoform X1, whose product MATPLLESNICRLCTAEFDHGFNIFESSNLSHQLDTIINRYLPLKVLDDGKLPRHICQSCNQTIIDISTFFDVLIAGQRRLRELWKEETERQRKEKKLSEKAVYYEDVNIDIPGGVSFFDCNHTISLAIEGREAPRRKPGRPRKPKPTEVELEFLITSDTQKTNEEQPAPEDIVDPEQALELMFKEAEEKRLTTGDVSGMRRRRRLPQRFPGEVQGKELEAILKDEGVIEPDEENEENLVEEEDEEVELQMNRETQNELEKGSDEENAMSMILEESEVEDSRSYIRNSAFKVKMKSKVGRPKKRRFVCEYCGKSFLHSGHFAHHIRTRHEQSQFICLTCKVSFVTKEELNNHQKEVQHTGEGISEVQIMEETDRELDESAEQQVELKCASCEKTFPLQSALTNHIVTQHITENSNVCDLCGKTFSHPSSVIYHKEVAHSKSAYVCTICKKGFKHKQLLQRHSLVHSDDRPFVCDVCGATFKTRANLYNHSNIHSEEKPYQCTFCDAKFSHKTSLILHTRWHTGEKPYTCKYCDKSFSQGGNLQEHMRIHTGEKPFSCEVCSKRFTTSSQHRLHMKRHTGERPWKCEYCGKDFLHKDSWKCHLRRHRGEKPFSCPVCPRTFTEQWALKKHVRLHTGEKPYACNICSKSFSDLSNLQKHKKIHKNLQPPMDDVAILGDTSASAPVSNDGDGAENAVSALTDGQHIFYVTADQTQLVIRTIGSEEAGLISDGNIEYSSMMDNDVAMVHLDEDESQQLNVELQSEQTDDSESVLAIVGEDGADDVQQAIEITTEDGRRVTLLIPANGDPCEISPDY is encoded by the exons ATGGCGACACCCTTGCTAGAGTCCAACATTTGTCGTCTTTGCACTGCAGAATTTGACCATGGTTTCAATATATTTGAATCCTCTAATTTATCTCACCAATTGGACACTATTATTAACCGATATTTGCCTCTAAAG GTCCTTGATGATGGAAAGCTACCTCGTCACATCTGTCAATCATGCAATCAAACGATTATAGATATTTCAACATTCTTTGATGTGCTGATAGCTGGACAAAGAAGGTTACGTGAATTATGGAAAGAAGAG acagaaagacaaagaaaagaaaaaaaactttcggaAAAAGCTGTGTACTATGAAGATGTGAATATTGACATTCCtg GAGGAGTTTCATTCTTTGATTGTAATCATACAATCAGTTTAGCCATAGAGGGTAGAGAAGCACCACGTCGAAAACCGGGGCGTCCTCGAAAGCCGAAACCCACGGAAGTTGAACTTGAATTTTTGATAACGAGTGATACTCAAAAGACCAATGAAGAGCAGCCAGCACCTGAAGATATCGTTGATCCCGAACAA GCTTTAGAATTGATGTTCAAAGAGGCAGAAGAGAAACGTCTGACGACTGGGGACGTTTCCGGCATGCGCCGTCGTCGACGTCTACCGCAGAG ATTCCCAGGCGAAGTACAGGGTAAGGAACTAGAAGCAATCTTGAAAGATGAAGGAGTAATCGAgccagatgaagaaaacgaagaaaatcttgtcgaagaagaagacgaggaagtAGAGCTACAAATGAATCGAGAAACTCAAAATGAGCTTGAAAAAGGGAGCGACGAAGAAAATGCCATGAGCATGATTTTG GAAGAAAGCGAAGTTGAAGATAGTCGCAGCTATATACGAAACAGTGCGTTTAAAGTAAAGATGAAGAGCAAAGTTGGTCGTCCAAAAAAACGCCGTTTCGTCTGCGAGTATTGCGGAAAATCATTTCTCCATTCTGGTCACTTTGCACACCATATTCGTACTCGGCACGAACAATCTCAATTCATATGTTTGACTTGTAAAGTGTCGTTTGTAACGAAGGAAGAGCTGAATAATCACCAAAAAGAAGTCCAACACACAGGCGAAGGAATTTCGGAAGTTCAAATTATGGAAGAGACAGATCGCGAACTAGACGAGTCAGCAGAG CAACAGGTTGAACTTAAGTGTGCGTCTTGCGAAAAAACTTTTCCCCTCCAATCGGCCTTAACGAATCATATCGTCACCCAACACATTACAGAAAATAGTAATGTATGCGACTTATGTGGCAAGACCTTCTCACACCCTAGCTCAGTGATTTACCATAAAGAG GTGGCCCACAGCAAAAGTGCGTACGTCTGCACCATTTGCAAAAAAGGCTTTAAACACAAACAGCTTCTGCAGCGTCACAGTTTGGTTCATTCAGATGATCGACCTTTCGTGTGCGATGTTTGCGGCGCAACATTTAAGACTCGGGCAAACTTATACAACCACAGCAATATACACAGCGAAGAAAAGCCTTACCAGTGCACCTTTTGTGATGCAAAATTTTCACATAAAACTTCTTTGATCCTACACACTCGTTGGCATACCGGCGAAAAACCCTACACATGTAAATACTGCGACAAAAGCTTTTCTCAG GGGGGAAATCTCCAAGAGCACATGCGGATCCATACAGGAGAGAAACCATTTAGCTGTGAAGTTTGCTCTAAACGCTTCACTACATCATCGCAACATCGACTGCACATGAAG AGACATACAGGAGAGCGACCGTGGAAATGTGAGTACTGTGGGAAAGATTTTCTTCATAAAGATTCATGGAAATGCCACCTTCGTCGACACCGTGGTGAAAAGCCGTTCTCCTGCCCTGTCTGTCCACGAACTTTCACTGAACAGTGGGCTCTCAAAAAGCATGTTCGTCTTCACACAG GCGAAAAGCCTTATGCGTGCAACATCTGCAGCAAGTCTTTCTCGGACCTATCTAATCTGCAGAAACATAAGAAAATCCACAAGAATCTCCAACCACCCATGGATGATGTTGCTATATTGGGCGACACGTCAGCATCTGCTCCCGTCTCCAATGATGGAGACGGAGCGGAAAATGCAGTCTCTGCTCTGACTGATGGACAGCACATCTTTTACGTGACGGCCGACCAAACCCAGCTTGTAATTAGGACTATTGGTTCGGAAGAGGCTGGTCTGATATCAGATGGTAACATCGAGTATTCATCAATGATGGACAACGATGTTGCCATGGTACATCTGGATGAAGATGAATCGCAGCAATTAAATGTCGAACTACAATCAGAACAGACTGATGATTCTGAAAGCGTCCTAGCCATTGTCGGAGAGGATGGCGCAGATGATGTACAACAAGCAATTGAAATCACTACAGAAGATGGTCGCCGCGTCACTTTGCTCATTCCGGCCAACGGTGATCCTTGTGAAATATCTCCTGATTATTAG
- the LOC116923530 gene encoding zinc finger and SCAN domain-containing protein 2 isoform X2, whose amino-acid sequence MATPLLESNICRLCTAEFDHGFNIFESSNLSHQLDTIINRYLPLKVLDDGKLPRHICQSCNQTIIDISTFFDVLIAGQRRLRELWKEETERQRKEKKLSEKAVYYEDVNIDIPGGVSFFDCNHTISLAIEGREAPRRKPGRPRKPKPTEVELEFLITSDTQKTNEEQPAPEDIVDPEQALELMFKEAEEKRLTTGDVSGMRRRRRLPQRFPGEVQGKELEAILKDEGVIEPDEENEENLVEEEDEEVELQMNRETQNELEKGSDEENAMSMILEESEVEDSRSYIRNSAFKVKMKSKVGRPKKRRFVCEYCGKSFLHSGHFAHHIRTRHEQSQFICLTCKVSFVTKEELNNHQKEVQHTGEGISEVQIMEETDRELDESAEVELKCASCEKTFPLQSALTNHIVTQHITENSNVCDLCGKTFSHPSSVIYHKEVAHSKSAYVCTICKKGFKHKQLLQRHSLVHSDDRPFVCDVCGATFKTRANLYNHSNIHSEEKPYQCTFCDAKFSHKTSLILHTRWHTGEKPYTCKYCDKSFSQGGNLQEHMRIHTGEKPFSCEVCSKRFTTSSQHRLHMKRHTGERPWKCEYCGKDFLHKDSWKCHLRRHRGEKPFSCPVCPRTFTEQWALKKHVRLHTGEKPYACNICSKSFSDLSNLQKHKKIHKNLQPPMDDVAILGDTSASAPVSNDGDGAENAVSALTDGQHIFYVTADQTQLVIRTIGSEEAGLISDGNIEYSSMMDNDVAMVHLDEDESQQLNVELQSEQTDDSESVLAIVGEDGADDVQQAIEITTEDGRRVTLLIPANGDPCEISPDY is encoded by the exons ATGGCGACACCCTTGCTAGAGTCCAACATTTGTCGTCTTTGCACTGCAGAATTTGACCATGGTTTCAATATATTTGAATCCTCTAATTTATCTCACCAATTGGACACTATTATTAACCGATATTTGCCTCTAAAG GTCCTTGATGATGGAAAGCTACCTCGTCACATCTGTCAATCATGCAATCAAACGATTATAGATATTTCAACATTCTTTGATGTGCTGATAGCTGGACAAAGAAGGTTACGTGAATTATGGAAAGAAGAG acagaaagacaaagaaaagaaaaaaaactttcggaAAAAGCTGTGTACTATGAAGATGTGAATATTGACATTCCtg GAGGAGTTTCATTCTTTGATTGTAATCATACAATCAGTTTAGCCATAGAGGGTAGAGAAGCACCACGTCGAAAACCGGGGCGTCCTCGAAAGCCGAAACCCACGGAAGTTGAACTTGAATTTTTGATAACGAGTGATACTCAAAAGACCAATGAAGAGCAGCCAGCACCTGAAGATATCGTTGATCCCGAACAA GCTTTAGAATTGATGTTCAAAGAGGCAGAAGAGAAACGTCTGACGACTGGGGACGTTTCCGGCATGCGCCGTCGTCGACGTCTACCGCAGAG ATTCCCAGGCGAAGTACAGGGTAAGGAACTAGAAGCAATCTTGAAAGATGAAGGAGTAATCGAgccagatgaagaaaacgaagaaaatcttgtcgaagaagaagacgaggaagtAGAGCTACAAATGAATCGAGAAACTCAAAATGAGCTTGAAAAAGGGAGCGACGAAGAAAATGCCATGAGCATGATTTTG GAAGAAAGCGAAGTTGAAGATAGTCGCAGCTATATACGAAACAGTGCGTTTAAAGTAAAGATGAAGAGCAAAGTTGGTCGTCCAAAAAAACGCCGTTTCGTCTGCGAGTATTGCGGAAAATCATTTCTCCATTCTGGTCACTTTGCACACCATATTCGTACTCGGCACGAACAATCTCAATTCATATGTTTGACTTGTAAAGTGTCGTTTGTAACGAAGGAAGAGCTGAATAATCACCAAAAAGAAGTCCAACACACAGGCGAAGGAATTTCGGAAGTTCAAATTATGGAAGAGACAGATCGCGAACTAGACGAGTCAGCAGAG GTTGAACTTAAGTGTGCGTCTTGCGAAAAAACTTTTCCCCTCCAATCGGCCTTAACGAATCATATCGTCACCCAACACATTACAGAAAATAGTAATGTATGCGACTTATGTGGCAAGACCTTCTCACACCCTAGCTCAGTGATTTACCATAAAGAG GTGGCCCACAGCAAAAGTGCGTACGTCTGCACCATTTGCAAAAAAGGCTTTAAACACAAACAGCTTCTGCAGCGTCACAGTTTGGTTCATTCAGATGATCGACCTTTCGTGTGCGATGTTTGCGGCGCAACATTTAAGACTCGGGCAAACTTATACAACCACAGCAATATACACAGCGAAGAAAAGCCTTACCAGTGCACCTTTTGTGATGCAAAATTTTCACATAAAACTTCTTTGATCCTACACACTCGTTGGCATACCGGCGAAAAACCCTACACATGTAAATACTGCGACAAAAGCTTTTCTCAG GGGGGAAATCTCCAAGAGCACATGCGGATCCATACAGGAGAGAAACCATTTAGCTGTGAAGTTTGCTCTAAACGCTTCACTACATCATCGCAACATCGACTGCACATGAAG AGACATACAGGAGAGCGACCGTGGAAATGTGAGTACTGTGGGAAAGATTTTCTTCATAAAGATTCATGGAAATGCCACCTTCGTCGACACCGTGGTGAAAAGCCGTTCTCCTGCCCTGTCTGTCCACGAACTTTCACTGAACAGTGGGCTCTCAAAAAGCATGTTCGTCTTCACACAG GCGAAAAGCCTTATGCGTGCAACATCTGCAGCAAGTCTTTCTCGGACCTATCTAATCTGCAGAAACATAAGAAAATCCACAAGAATCTCCAACCACCCATGGATGATGTTGCTATATTGGGCGACACGTCAGCATCTGCTCCCGTCTCCAATGATGGAGACGGAGCGGAAAATGCAGTCTCTGCTCTGACTGATGGACAGCACATCTTTTACGTGACGGCCGACCAAACCCAGCTTGTAATTAGGACTATTGGTTCGGAAGAGGCTGGTCTGATATCAGATGGTAACATCGAGTATTCATCAATGATGGACAACGATGTTGCCATGGTACATCTGGATGAAGATGAATCGCAGCAATTAAATGTCGAACTACAATCAGAACAGACTGATGATTCTGAAAGCGTCCTAGCCATTGTCGGAGAGGATGGCGCAGATGATGTACAACAAGCAATTGAAATCACTACAGAAGATGGTCGCCGCGTCACTTTGCTCATTCCGGCCAACGGTGATCCTTGTGAAATATCTCCTGATTATTAG
- the LOC116923530 gene encoding zinc finger protein 436 isoform X3, with protein MERRERQRKEKKLSEKAVYYEDVNIDIPGGVSFFDCNHTISLAIEGREAPRRKPGRPRKPKPTEVELEFLITSDTQKTNEEQPAPEDIVDPEQALELMFKEAEEKRLTTGDVSGMRRRRRLPQRFPGEVQGKELEAILKDEGVIEPDEENEENLVEEEDEEVELQMNRETQNELEKGSDEENAMSMILEESEVEDSRSYIRNSAFKVKMKSKVGRPKKRRFVCEYCGKSFLHSGHFAHHIRTRHEQSQFICLTCKVSFVTKEELNNHQKEVQHTGEGISEVQIMEETDRELDESAEQQVELKCASCEKTFPLQSALTNHIVTQHITENSNVCDLCGKTFSHPSSVIYHKEVAHSKSAYVCTICKKGFKHKQLLQRHSLVHSDDRPFVCDVCGATFKTRANLYNHSNIHSEEKPYQCTFCDAKFSHKTSLILHTRWHTGEKPYTCKYCDKSFSQGGNLQEHMRIHTGEKPFSCEVCSKRFTTSSQHRLHMKRHTGERPWKCEYCGKDFLHKDSWKCHLRRHRGEKPFSCPVCPRTFTEQWALKKHVRLHTGEKPYACNICSKSFSDLSNLQKHKKIHKNLQPPMDDVAILGDTSASAPVSNDGDGAENAVSALTDGQHIFYVTADQTQLVIRTIGSEEAGLISDGNIEYSSMMDNDVAMVHLDEDESQQLNVELQSEQTDDSESVLAIVGEDGADDVQQAIEITTEDGRRVTLLIPANGDPCEISPDY; from the exons ATGGAAAGAAGAG aaagacaaagaaaagaaaaaaaactttcggaAAAAGCTGTGTACTATGAAGATGTGAATATTGACATTCCtg GAGGAGTTTCATTCTTTGATTGTAATCATACAATCAGTTTAGCCATAGAGGGTAGAGAAGCACCACGTCGAAAACCGGGGCGTCCTCGAAAGCCGAAACCCACGGAAGTTGAACTTGAATTTTTGATAACGAGTGATACTCAAAAGACCAATGAAGAGCAGCCAGCACCTGAAGATATCGTTGATCCCGAACAA GCTTTAGAATTGATGTTCAAAGAGGCAGAAGAGAAACGTCTGACGACTGGGGACGTTTCCGGCATGCGCCGTCGTCGACGTCTACCGCAGAG ATTCCCAGGCGAAGTACAGGGTAAGGAACTAGAAGCAATCTTGAAAGATGAAGGAGTAATCGAgccagatgaagaaaacgaagaaaatcttgtcgaagaagaagacgaggaagtAGAGCTACAAATGAATCGAGAAACTCAAAATGAGCTTGAAAAAGGGAGCGACGAAGAAAATGCCATGAGCATGATTTTG GAAGAAAGCGAAGTTGAAGATAGTCGCAGCTATATACGAAACAGTGCGTTTAAAGTAAAGATGAAGAGCAAAGTTGGTCGTCCAAAAAAACGCCGTTTCGTCTGCGAGTATTGCGGAAAATCATTTCTCCATTCTGGTCACTTTGCACACCATATTCGTACTCGGCACGAACAATCTCAATTCATATGTTTGACTTGTAAAGTGTCGTTTGTAACGAAGGAAGAGCTGAATAATCACCAAAAAGAAGTCCAACACACAGGCGAAGGAATTTCGGAAGTTCAAATTATGGAAGAGACAGATCGCGAACTAGACGAGTCAGCAGAG CAACAGGTTGAACTTAAGTGTGCGTCTTGCGAAAAAACTTTTCCCCTCCAATCGGCCTTAACGAATCATATCGTCACCCAACACATTACAGAAAATAGTAATGTATGCGACTTATGTGGCAAGACCTTCTCACACCCTAGCTCAGTGATTTACCATAAAGAG GTGGCCCACAGCAAAAGTGCGTACGTCTGCACCATTTGCAAAAAAGGCTTTAAACACAAACAGCTTCTGCAGCGTCACAGTTTGGTTCATTCAGATGATCGACCTTTCGTGTGCGATGTTTGCGGCGCAACATTTAAGACTCGGGCAAACTTATACAACCACAGCAATATACACAGCGAAGAAAAGCCTTACCAGTGCACCTTTTGTGATGCAAAATTTTCACATAAAACTTCTTTGATCCTACACACTCGTTGGCATACCGGCGAAAAACCCTACACATGTAAATACTGCGACAAAAGCTTTTCTCAG GGGGGAAATCTCCAAGAGCACATGCGGATCCATACAGGAGAGAAACCATTTAGCTGTGAAGTTTGCTCTAAACGCTTCACTACATCATCGCAACATCGACTGCACATGAAG AGACATACAGGAGAGCGACCGTGGAAATGTGAGTACTGTGGGAAAGATTTTCTTCATAAAGATTCATGGAAATGCCACCTTCGTCGACACCGTGGTGAAAAGCCGTTCTCCTGCCCTGTCTGTCCACGAACTTTCACTGAACAGTGGGCTCTCAAAAAGCATGTTCGTCTTCACACAG GCGAAAAGCCTTATGCGTGCAACATCTGCAGCAAGTCTTTCTCGGACCTATCTAATCTGCAGAAACATAAGAAAATCCACAAGAATCTCCAACCACCCATGGATGATGTTGCTATATTGGGCGACACGTCAGCATCTGCTCCCGTCTCCAATGATGGAGACGGAGCGGAAAATGCAGTCTCTGCTCTGACTGATGGACAGCACATCTTTTACGTGACGGCCGACCAAACCCAGCTTGTAATTAGGACTATTGGTTCGGAAGAGGCTGGTCTGATATCAGATGGTAACATCGAGTATTCATCAATGATGGACAACGATGTTGCCATGGTACATCTGGATGAAGATGAATCGCAGCAATTAAATGTCGAACTACAATCAGAACAGACTGATGATTCTGAAAGCGTCCTAGCCATTGTCGGAGAGGATGGCGCAGATGATGTACAACAAGCAATTGAAATCACTACAGAAGATGGTCGCCGCGTCACTTTGCTCATTCCGGCCAACGGTGATCCTTGTGAAATATCTCCTGATTATTAG
- the LOC116923549 gene encoding succinate--CoA ligase [ADP-forming] subunit beta, mitochondrial codes for MATLLQRFAVAAEKSLQSGRILRATTSYAKASSAFEQRRHLNVHEYVSYTLLQQEGIAVPKFGVATSKEEAQKIVEELDCLDVVVKAQVLTGGRGKGYFKGGLKGGVKTVFSPEEAGDIASKMLGDLLITKQTGEKGRICNSVMVTERKYQRREYYFTIMLERAYGGPVLIASTHGGMNIEEVAHENPEAIITEPVDIIKGLTKEQALLVADKLGLNSKREEAADMFIKLYNLFIKYDATMIEINPLAEDQNGKLMCLDAKMRFDDNADFRQSTVFSYRDWTQENLQEVEAAKFNLNYIALDGDIACLVNGAGLAMATMDIIKLHGGEPANFLDVGGGATSAQVKEAFKIITADPKVHAILVNIFGGIMRCDVIAEGIIIAANELNIKTPIICRLQGTNVDEAKVLIANSGLKILPCDNLDEAARLAVKLSSIVSLAKAARLDVNFEIPI; via the exons ATGGCTACACTTTTGCAAAGATTCGCTGTTGCTGCGGAAAAGTCTTTACAATCTGGACGG ATCTTGCGTGCTACCACTTCGTATGCTAAAGCATCATCGGCATTCGAACAACGACGACATCTAAATGTTCATGAATATGTCAGCTATACCCTGCTTCAACAAGAAGGAATTGCAGTACCAAAGTTTGGAGTAGCTACATCCAAAGAGGAGGCTCAGAAGATAGTTGAAGAGCTAGATTGCCTTGATGTAGTGGTTAAAGCTCAAGTATTGACAGGAGGAAGAGGAAAAGGATATTTCAAAGGTGGCCTTAAAGGTGGAGTCAAAACCGTCTTTTC GCCTGAAGAAGCAGGAGATATAGCTTCAAAAATGCTTGGTGACCTGCTCATTACCAAGCAAACTGGTGAGAAGGGTAGGATTTGCAACTCTGTTATGGTTACTGAACGGAAGTATCAGAGAAGAGAATACTATTTCACCATAATGCTGGAACGTGCTTATGGT ggaCCAGTACTCATTGCATCCACACATGGTGGCATGAATATTGAAGAAGTGGCCCATGAAAATCCTGAAGCTATTATCACTGAACCAGTTGACATAAttaaag gACTTACTAAAGAGCAGGCCCTCTTAGTGGCTGATAAATTGGGTTTGAATTCCAAACGGGAAGAAGCTGCGGATATGTTTATTAAACTGTATAACTTATTCATCAAATACGATGCTACCATGATTGAGATCAATCCTTTAGCTGAGGATCAAAACGGAAAAC TTATGTGCTTGGATGCAAAGATGCGGTTTGATGATAACGCCGATTTCAGACAGTCGACCGTGTTTTCGTACCGAGATTGGACCCAGGAAAATCTACAGGAGGTTGAAGCTGCCAAGTTTAACCTTAATTACATAGCTCTCGACG GTGACATTGCTTGTTTAGTAAATGGCGCTGGACTTGCCATGGCAACTATGGATATCATTAAATTGCATGGCGGAGAGCCAGCAAATTTTCTCGATGTTGGTGGCGGTGCAACGTCAGCGCAAGTTAAAGAAGCGTTCAAAATTATCACGGCCGATCCAAAAGTTCATGCAATTTTGGTCAACATTTTTGGAGGCATTATGCGTTGCGACGTCATTGCGGAAGGAATCATTATTGCAGCCAACGAGTTAAATATCAAAACGCCTATTATATGTCGGCTTCAG GGAACTAATGTTGATGAAGCAAAGGTTCTTATTGCTAATTCTGGATTAAAGATCTTGCCCTGTGACAATCTTGATGAAGCTGCAAGACTCGCAGTGAAACTGTCCAGCATTGTTTCATTAGCTAAGGCAGCAAGATTAGACGTGAATTTTGAAATCCCCATCTAA